The DNA region CTGGTACAAGTATTCTaggctggagagggaagaaTCTTTTAAAAGACTTCTTAATCTCATTCATATGGGAAGCATTCCAGATCTTTTCCTGAAGAAACTGACAAATGACGATTGCGTCGATGAGTTGAAGTCGCTCTCTGGTTACAAGTTAAAAGACGACGTTTCCGACGAAGATGTTTATAAGGCAGCGCATTTCTACAACGTCGCGTTGTTTGGATTAACACACCGGCTGCATTATACACATTCCTACAATCTGTGCTACTGGCTTCCCTTTGCAGGACCTTGGTCTCTTATTGCTCGTGTCCCTCATAACAAATCGATGCTGGCTAATGGAACTCCTCTTATTTACACCAATTCTGGACTGTACGTTCAAGTGCCTTGGAACAATCCCAAACTGGCTTTTCACCGAAATCCGTTAACTGCGCGACATTTCTTTCCAAACTCGGGCGTGGCACCAACATGTGACATCGAGCCATCCGCACCCATGACATTTGATTGCGCTGCTGTAACTATGGGTCGTGATATCTATCTGATTGGCGGAATGTCCATGCAGGAAGTTGCAGAGGTGAAGCGAACCGTACAGCGGTACGACGTCGAAAAGCAGACGTGGACATCGGTGGCGGACATGTGCGAACCAAGATATGAGCTCACAGCGGTGAACTACAAAGATGAATACCTCTTCGTGTTTGGTGGTATCGATGGTTCGGCGCACAGGCAATGCTTGACGACTGTAGAAAGATATGATCCCATGGAAGACCGCTGGTCATACGTGAAGCCCATGCACCAGCCTCGATCTAGTGCGTTTGCCTTCGTCCACGATGAAAAGATTTTTGTAATTGGAGGAGAGCGAGGTGAAGACGTCACGCCGAATGACTGTGAGGTGTACGATCCCGTGACAGACGATTGGCAGGTGATTGACATTCAAGTCAACAAGCTTTTCACCCTCAAAGGGCGTGCTGACAAAGGATCCTTTCTGCATCTTGATGGTAGCAGGGAAAACGGAAGGCGTGGCACAGAGACATTAGATCCTGTTATGTACGAAGAAGCGAAAATCACTCGACCGTACGTGACATGTATCAATGGTGCTATCACCGTCCTTGACTTCAGCACATGTGCAGATGGACAGCGGAAAGCAGAATTCTACTTTATTGACCCCGTCTCTGGTGATTTTAGTATGCTACATTCACTCTTTACATGGCCGACGGACATCTCGTACGGCGCGATCATGCCGCTTAGCCGGAGGGATGTGATCAAGGCACTCAAGGATTATTCTGCCCAGGACTCTTCTAAAAGTCATTATTGAACGATCGCCGTTAGATGGAATTAGGAACTTTTCTATACCGGAAGTGATTAGGTATATAT from Pocillopora verrucosa isolate sample1 chromosome 1, ASM3666991v2, whole genome shotgun sequence includes:
- the LOC131786159 gene encoding kelch-like protein 28 codes for the protein MGGLLAKCVGSSTEEQANPLGVVEPYQVELSLAGEEENNEGEVETEETSDEPLDPEKAPYQVFLLETLNTFRKEKLFTDFTLKVNDKDFPVHKNVLAASCDYFNELFSKHDDSYFVLHELAKLEPSAVENVINFLYTGKCKLDRHNVTLMLHATKVLGIEDLLDPLEKNMALASVKTMNDEAPKRKMFNSHNQGTMLSKLLTFQSEGLFCDLTLTTGSGIVIPVHKNILAAVSCYFKGLFRSEMKEVHESNVELAVIDEVVIDELLNFVYKGEITITFDNARNLLQASDYLLIERLKRRIIEFVRDSSTLSNFWLVYSLVRSFDCLNEIYQEILNLVCNHFWSIASSDVFLDIPEQDMRWFLSNDDILASEAQLLESLIRWYKYSRLEREESFKRLLNLIHMGSIPDLFLKKLTNDDCVDELKSLSGYKLKDDVSDEDVYKAAHFYNVALFGLTHRLHYTHSYNLCYWLPFAGPWSLIARVPHNKSMLANGTPLIYTNSGLYVQVPWNNPKLAFHRNPLTARHFFPNSGVAPTCDIEPSAPMTFDCAAVTMGRDIYLIGGMSMQEVAEVKRTVQRYDVEKQTWTSVADMCEPRYELTAVNYKDEYLFVFGGIDGSAHRQCLTTVERYDPMEDRWSYVKPMHQPRSSAFAFVHDEKIFVIGGERGEDVTPNDCEVYDPVTDDWQVIDIQVNKLFTLKGRADKGSFLHLDGSRENGRRGTETLDPVMYEEAKITRPYVTCINGAITVLDFSTCADGQRKAEFYFIDPVSGDFSMLHSLFTWPTDISYGAIMPLSRRDVIKALKDYSAQDSSKSHY